One stretch of Alcaligenes aquatilis DNA includes these proteins:
- the gdhA gene encoding NADP-specific glutamate dehydrogenase — protein MKSISLEQFLARVQSRDPSQPEFMQAVREVMTSLWPFIEKNPQYADHGLLERLVEPERVIQFRISWVDDRGQVQVNRGFRIQHNNAIGPFKGGMRFHPSVNLSILKFLAFEQTFKNALTTLPMGGGKGGADFDPKGKSDGEVMRFCQALIVELYRHLGPDTDVPAGDIGVGAREVGFMAGMMKKLSNSAASVFTGKDLCFGGSLIRPEATGYGTVYFVQEMLARKGLSLDGMTVSVSGSGNVAQYAIEKCLDLGAKVVTVSDSQGCVVDMDGFTREKLAALMHIKNVQRGSLVDYAQQHRLLYEHGKRPWHIPVDVALPCATQNELDGKDAEILIKNGVRCVAEGANMPSTLDAVDAFIHAKILYAPGKASNAGGVAVSGLEMSQNAQRLNWTREQVDAKLHSIMRDIHENCVNYGQESDFIHYVNGANIAGFVKVANAMRHQGVY, from the coding sequence ATGAAATCTATCTCTCTAGAACAGTTCCTAGCCAGAGTGCAGTCCCGCGACCCAAGTCAGCCTGAATTTATGCAGGCCGTACGGGAAGTGATGACCAGCTTGTGGCCCTTCATCGAGAAAAACCCCCAGTACGCCGACCACGGTCTGCTCGAGCGTCTGGTTGAACCCGAACGTGTTATCCAGTTTCGTATTTCCTGGGTAGATGATCGTGGCCAGGTTCAGGTCAATCGCGGTTTCCGTATTCAGCACAATAATGCCATTGGTCCTTTCAAGGGCGGCATGCGCTTTCACCCCTCGGTCAATCTGTCTATCCTGAAGTTCCTGGCTTTTGAGCAGACCTTCAAAAATGCCTTGACCACCCTGCCCATGGGCGGCGGCAAAGGCGGCGCGGATTTTGATCCCAAAGGCAAATCAGATGGCGAAGTCATGCGCTTTTGCCAGGCCCTGATTGTTGAGCTTTACCGTCATCTGGGTCCAGACACCGACGTTCCTGCAGGTGATATCGGCGTAGGCGCGCGTGAAGTGGGCTTTATGGCCGGCATGATGAAAAAACTCTCCAACAGCGCGGCCAGTGTCTTTACCGGCAAGGATTTGTGCTTTGGCGGCAGTTTGATTCGTCCTGAGGCCACGGGCTATGGCACCGTATATTTCGTACAGGAAATGTTGGCACGTAAAGGGCTGTCTTTAGACGGCATGACAGTGTCCGTTTCTGGCTCGGGCAATGTCGCTCAGTACGCCATTGAAAAATGCCTGGACCTGGGTGCCAAAGTGGTGACCGTTTCCGACTCGCAAGGTTGCGTGGTGGATATGGATGGCTTTACGCGTGAAAAACTGGCGGCTCTGATGCACATTAAAAATGTACAGCGCGGCAGCTTGGTCGATTATGCCCAACAACACCGCCTGCTGTACGAGCACGGAAAACGTCCTTGGCACATCCCCGTCGATGTCGCCCTGCCTTGCGCAACCCAGAACGAGCTCGATGGCAAAGACGCCGAAATTCTGATCAAGAATGGTGTGCGTTGCGTCGCCGAAGGTGCCAATATGCCCAGCACGCTGGACGCAGTCGATGCCTTTATCCACGCCAAGATTCTGTATGCCCCAGGTAAGGCCAGCAATGCTGGTGGTGTCGCCGTCTCTGGTCTGGAAATGAGCCAAAACGCCCAGCGTTTGAACTGGACACGTGAACAAGTTGACGCAAAGCTGCACTCCATCATGCGTGACATCCACGAAAATTGTGTGAACTATGGTCAAGAAAGCGACTTCATCCACTACGTTAACGGCGCCAATATTGCCGGCTTTGTCAAAGTCGCCAATGCCATGCGTCATCAAGGTGTTTATTAA
- the glnE gene encoding bifunctional [glutamate--ammonia ligase]-adenylyl-L-tyrosine phosphorylase/[glutamate--ammonia-ligase] adenylyltransferase translates to MSQSIILKPVMQWSGPLRRKVNAQPQFGAWLQEQAQHPVTATLITQWYRTLLPEPDNDRLAQVRQALRQLRERVFLVLMIRDINGLAPLEEVMLAMSSLADLAVAQAYETVARQLAEVHGIPKNSETGLPQEMIILGMGKLGGGELNVSSDIDLIMLYDEDGETDGRRPLSYHEFYGKVTQRMMPVLSDTDAFGQVFRTDLRLRPDGDSGPLAWSMQALENYLVNQGREWERYAWIKARPIKAQAFEGSRSAGDVHHFEALRTPFVYRKYFDFDALSALRGLRERIRQDWTRRALNRNGVETWHNIKLGDGGIREIEFVVQLNQLIRGGRQPSLQTPSLHKALQGQCAAGLLDQEVCDKLLAAYTFLRRVEHRLQYREDEQTHLLPQDEELRTELAATLGLSLADFDEQLGQHRKFVSHTFRNAFRLAGMGEEASTEPPAAAAPAPEESKAEHDQALQERIEQLRQALLNSHRLRSLPNASLDRVQRLIPLAEDYACRSENPEVTATRLFNLIELIAQRSAYLALLAEYPDTLARVARIVSASPWAAQYLAQYPLLLDSLIEWHSLMEIPDFAALSEQMRRDLDACRLPDGQADVEQQMNMMRDWQHQITFQLLAQDLEGVLTVEALADQLSALADMMLAETLERTWPLTRPRSLGPEHDSSPHFAVIAYGKLGGKEIGYASDLDLVFLYDDPSQDNVERYIKLARRMTSWLSAMTSSGRLYDIDLRLRPDGDAGLLAVSVDAFEQYQTRSAWSWEHQAITRARFVTGDAQIKNRFDDIRRSILLMERDQRKLRADILDMRDKISAGHPNRSELFDLKHDRGGMVDVEFITQYLVLCHSREHPKLLENLGNIALLGIAAQAGLIAVDHAQEVADAYRALRRRQHALRLEGAEKARVPQSELTQERQAVTRLWDEVLGY, encoded by the coding sequence ATGAGCCAGTCCATTATATTGAAGCCCGTGATGCAATGGTCCGGCCCCTTGCGTCGAAAAGTAAACGCTCAGCCACAATTTGGGGCGTGGTTGCAAGAGCAAGCCCAGCACCCTGTCACCGCCACACTGATTACGCAATGGTATAGGACTTTACTGCCCGAACCCGATAATGATCGCTTGGCACAAGTGCGTCAGGCCTTGCGCCAACTGCGTGAACGGGTCTTTCTGGTACTGATGATCCGTGATATCAATGGTCTGGCCCCTCTTGAAGAGGTGATGCTGGCCATGAGTAGCCTGGCTGATCTGGCCGTGGCACAAGCGTATGAAACCGTCGCCCGACAACTGGCTGAAGTACACGGTATTCCTAAAAACTCGGAAACTGGCTTACCCCAGGAGATGATTATTTTAGGTATGGGTAAGCTGGGTGGAGGGGAATTAAACGTTTCCTCAGACATTGATCTGATCATGCTCTATGACGAGGACGGTGAGACCGATGGCCGCCGCCCCCTGAGCTATCACGAGTTTTACGGCAAAGTAACCCAGCGCATGATGCCCGTGCTGTCCGATACCGACGCCTTCGGGCAGGTATTTCGCACGGACCTGCGCCTGCGTCCGGACGGGGATTCCGGGCCGCTGGCCTGGAGCATGCAGGCGCTGGAAAACTATCTGGTCAACCAAGGCCGGGAATGGGAACGCTATGCGTGGATCAAGGCCCGCCCTATCAAGGCCCAGGCTTTTGAGGGCAGCCGCAGCGCCGGTGATGTGCATCACTTCGAGGCACTGCGTACCCCTTTTGTGTACCGCAAATATTTTGACTTTGATGCCCTGTCTGCCTTGCGCGGCCTGCGCGAGCGCATTCGCCAGGACTGGACGCGCCGCGCCCTGAACCGCAATGGCGTGGAAACCTGGCACAACATCAAGCTGGGAGACGGTGGGATCCGGGAAATTGAGTTCGTCGTCCAGCTCAATCAGCTGATTCGCGGGGGACGACAGCCTTCCCTGCAAACACCCAGCCTGCACAAAGCATTGCAAGGTCAGTGTGCGGCCGGTCTGCTGGACCAGGAGGTCTGCGACAAGCTGCTGGCCGCTTATACCTTCTTGCGACGTGTCGAACACCGCCTGCAGTATCGCGAGGACGAACAAACCCATTTGCTGCCCCAGGACGAGGAGCTACGCACCGAGCTGGCGGCCACCTTGGGCCTGAGCCTGGCTGATTTCGACGAACAGTTAGGACAGCACAGAAAATTTGTCTCGCACACCTTCCGCAATGCCTTCCGTCTGGCAGGCATGGGCGAAGAAGCCAGTACCGAACCTCCTGCGGCGGCTGCACCCGCCCCCGAAGAAAGCAAGGCAGAGCACGATCAGGCTTTGCAGGAACGCATCGAACAATTGCGTCAGGCTCTGCTAAATAGCCATCGTCTGCGCAGCCTGCCCAATGCCAGCCTGGATCGCGTACAGCGCCTGATCCCCTTGGCCGAGGACTACGCCTGCCGCTCCGAGAACCCGGAAGTCACCGCAACCCGCCTGTTCAACCTGATCGAGCTGATCGCCCAGCGTAGCGCGTATCTGGCTTTGCTGGCCGAGTACCCAGATACGCTAGCCCGCGTTGCCCGAATTGTCTCGGCCAGTCCGTGGGCCGCACAGTATCTGGCTCAATACCCGCTCTTACTGGACAGCCTGATCGAATGGCATTCGCTGATGGAGATTCCGGACTTTGCCGCCCTGTCCGAGCAAATGCGCCGCGATCTTGATGCCTGCCGCTTGCCCGATGGCCAAGCCGATGTCGAACAGCAGATGAACATGATGCGCGACTGGCAGCACCAGATCACGTTCCAATTGCTGGCCCAGGACCTGGAAGGTGTACTGACCGTCGAGGCTCTGGCCGACCAACTCTCGGCTCTGGCCGATATGATGCTGGCCGAGACACTGGAGCGCACCTGGCCTCTGACACGCCCCCGCAGCCTGGGCCCAGAACACGACTCCTCACCGCACTTTGCCGTCATTGCCTACGGCAAGCTGGGGGGCAAGGAAATTGGCTATGCGTCCGACCTGGATCTGGTATTTCTGTACGACGATCCCAGCCAAGACAATGTAGAGCGCTACATCAAGCTGGCGCGCCGCATGACCAGTTGGTTGTCGGCCATGACCTCCTCGGGACGTCTCTACGATATTGACCTGCGTTTACGCCCCGATGGCGATGCCGGTTTGCTGGCTGTCAGCGTGGATGCCTTCGAGCAGTATCAGACGCGGAGTGCCTGGTCCTGGGAGCATCAAGCCATTACCCGTGCCCGTTTCGTGACCGGGGATGCCCAGATCAAAAACCGCTTCGATGACATCCGCCGATCCATCTTATTGATGGAACGGGACCAACGCAAATTACGTGCAGATATTCTGGACATGCGTGACAAGATCAGTGCCGGACACCCCAACCGCAGCGAACTTTTTGACTTGAAGCACGACCGGGGCGGCATGGTGGATGTGGAGTTCATCACCCAGTATCTGGTGCTGTGCCATAGCCGCGAGCATCCCAAACTGCTGGAAAACCTGGGCAATATCGCCTTGCTGGGTATTGCCGCGCAGGCGGGCCTGATCGCGGTCGACCATGCTCAGGAAGTGGCCGATGCCTACCGCGCCCTGCGCCGCCGTCAGCACGCTTTGCGTCTGGAAGGAGCAGAAAAAGCCCGTGTGCCGCAATCTGAGCTGACCCAGGAACGGCAGGCCGTGACACGCCTTTGGGACGAGGTCCTGGGGTACTAA
- a CDS encoding YhdP family protein: protein MRLALVLYFALMLSLVGLRYLLVPQLDNLRPYLVEKISEQTGLQVQIQELKGDWQGWNPHLSVTNLSLSEPGQEPMLQLPKLQADISWKSLFSGSLQLRQLDVQGLTIPVRRDPEGQILVMGQVLDLNNDRAPAEPEVWQGPVRWLLEQRGIHIQGTSLQWQDDLRGAPALTLPSIELQIGYRQGWHEVNLATALPADLGESLALALRVQGKRRLPENVDVMDLPWEMTAQANGVDTPALRPWLDVPVILDRGWIDMRAQARQPQAAQAVQIQLAARLQDVAVLTDSEDRLQLEQAHLELNGSFRDVQALAQGKQSGDVQWTLSMNGFGLRLPDLFAHYLALDQLNAQGMVHRDEQARLSLGNMNLALRNPDLDAQLTGSWREDAKFEAGVADWQGQFTHLNLAALVNYLPLTVNPLAREWMQAGLVQGAVRDGTIRLQGGLDTFPYGLSPADGSFEVVGILGEGIVDYQPAQPQRLAWPRLEGIQGSIRMHNDNLDIVAQQARMPIAKQPDIVLRDIQTHITSLEQNSFLKLEGVSQAPATSYLALVHQSPLNALLDGLLADSRVKGDWTVPIKLQVPLDNADDTQVQGQIQMNNSEFQYMPEAPSLTALKGELAFSEKGVSAQTLTGKVLGGDTQISGVLEPGKPGLRINGVITAQGLEQYLELKGVQRLQGQTPYQVLMKLDAKGSFSFGAESDLTGLALNLPEPFYKPAERAAKLKADWSSDSAAKMDRLQISLQDRQTFLLNLLHAQGSRQGSYFQSGSMGTPGLVSWPKRGLELHSRYDRMDLDAWERVVEEFGQNLDGSPLIPSGRPLLPLLERVRLKADQAFFRGQVLDQLEMESTEDAAGSLFLSLKAKQAEGRLQAQHQGGRYTGMFNANFSHLYLNGGRPDWAWPDADLPMSDDLVLPAISFKVDDLQIQGVRFGALEAKGKPAGKGHKWTLENVSLNAQGMQLHGYGSLALSGPQRGLELLANSQVSNLGQFVDVSGLLTESIKDGEGTVQAALFWSNFPWSFDKRNIRGQFNVDLRKGRFISLKSRSAKLLELLSLQSISRLSRLDMDLFGAVKQGFAFDSLTGRMNLSQGKLELDNYQIKGPAGAVNLEGWIDIKDETLDLIAVVNPNLDMSGAAIAAYFTVNPMVGVGALLTQWLMQIPMSSHLSVSYAVTGKIDDPQLKELEVPAASTAKKEKQPRIEP from the coding sequence GTGCGACTGGCGCTAGTGCTCTATTTTGCGCTGATGCTAAGCCTTGTCGGGCTACGTTATCTGCTCGTGCCCCAACTGGATAATTTGCGCCCCTATCTGGTGGAGAAAATCAGTGAGCAAACCGGCCTGCAAGTTCAGATTCAAGAATTAAAAGGCGACTGGCAGGGCTGGAATCCCCATCTTTCTGTGACGAACCTGTCGCTGTCAGAGCCAGGGCAAGAGCCCATGTTGCAGTTGCCCAAGCTGCAAGCCGATATCAGCTGGAAGTCCTTGTTCAGCGGTTCGCTGCAATTGCGCCAGCTGGATGTACAAGGTTTGACGATCCCGGTGCGGCGCGATCCTGAGGGCCAGATTCTGGTGATGGGCCAGGTACTGGATCTCAACAATGACCGTGCCCCAGCAGAACCCGAAGTCTGGCAAGGGCCGGTTCGTTGGTTGCTGGAGCAGCGTGGCATTCATATTCAGGGTACGTCCTTGCAATGGCAGGATGATCTGCGTGGCGCGCCTGCCTTGACTCTGCCATCGATTGAATTGCAGATTGGCTACAGGCAGGGTTGGCACGAGGTCAATCTGGCTACGGCCTTGCCCGCCGATCTGGGCGAATCCCTGGCTTTGGCCTTGCGCGTGCAGGGCAAGCGTCGTCTGCCCGAAAACGTGGATGTGATGGACTTGCCCTGGGAGATGACGGCGCAGGCCAATGGGGTCGATACTCCCGCGCTGCGCCCTTGGCTGGACGTACCTGTGATTCTGGACAGAGGCTGGATCGATATGCGTGCCCAGGCCCGCCAGCCTCAAGCCGCCCAGGCCGTACAGATTCAACTGGCAGCCCGATTGCAGGATGTGGCCGTGCTGACGGATAGCGAAGATCGCCTGCAGTTGGAGCAAGCCCATCTGGAGCTCAATGGCAGTTTCCGTGATGTGCAGGCATTGGCCCAAGGTAAGCAAAGTGGCGACGTGCAGTGGACGCTGTCGATGAATGGCTTTGGTCTGCGCCTGCCCGATTTGTTTGCCCACTATTTGGCATTGGATCAGCTCAATGCCCAAGGCATGGTTCATCGCGATGAGCAGGCCAGACTGAGCCTTGGCAACATGAATCTGGCTCTGCGTAATCCTGATTTAGATGCGCAATTAACAGGTAGTTGGCGTGAGGATGCCAAGTTTGAGGCGGGTGTGGCTGACTGGCAGGGGCAATTCACGCACCTGAATCTGGCGGCTTTGGTGAATTACCTGCCTTTGACGGTCAACCCTTTGGCGCGTGAATGGATGCAGGCTGGACTGGTACAGGGGGCGGTACGAGACGGGACAATCCGCTTGCAAGGTGGCCTGGACACCTTCCCGTATGGCCTGAGCCCGGCGGATGGCAGCTTTGAAGTGGTCGGGATTTTGGGTGAAGGGATTGTGGATTATCAGCCTGCCCAGCCCCAACGTTTGGCCTGGCCACGTCTGGAAGGCATACAAGGCAGCATACGCATGCATAACGATAATCTGGATATTGTGGCTCAGCAGGCGCGCATGCCTATCGCCAAGCAGCCGGATATTGTGCTGCGCGATATTCAGACCCACATCACGTCCTTGGAGCAAAACAGCTTTCTGAAGCTGGAGGGCGTGTCTCAGGCTCCAGCGACCAGCTATCTGGCCCTGGTGCACCAGTCCCCCCTGAACGCCTTGCTGGATGGCTTGCTGGCCGACAGTCGCGTTAAAGGGGATTGGACTGTACCCATCAAATTGCAGGTTCCTTTGGATAATGCGGATGACACCCAGGTACAGGGGCAAATCCAGATGAACAATAGCGAGTTTCAGTACATGCCTGAAGCTCCGTCATTGACGGCGTTAAAGGGCGAGCTCGCCTTCAGTGAAAAGGGCGTCAGTGCCCAAACCTTGACGGGCAAGGTGCTGGGGGGCGACACCCAAATCAGTGGTGTGCTCGAGCCCGGCAAGCCCGGTTTGCGCATAAATGGTGTGATCACTGCGCAAGGTCTGGAGCAATACCTGGAATTGAAGGGCGTACAGCGTCTGCAAGGGCAGACTCCCTATCAGGTATTAATGAAGCTCGATGCCAAGGGTTCTTTTTCCTTTGGCGCGGAGTCCGATCTGACGGGGCTGGCGCTGAACTTGCCCGAGCCTTTCTACAAACCTGCCGAGCGTGCAGCCAAATTGAAGGCAGATTGGAGCAGCGACTCTGCCGCCAAGATGGACCGCTTGCAGATCAGCCTGCAAGACAGACAGACCTTTTTGTTGAACCTGTTGCATGCTCAAGGTTCCCGTCAAGGCAGCTATTTTCAAAGTGGCAGCATGGGAACGCCGGGGCTAGTGAGTTGGCCCAAACGTGGCCTGGAATTGCATAGCCGCTATGACCGTATGGATCTGGATGCCTGGGAGAGAGTCGTCGAGGAGTTCGGTCAAAATCTGGACGGCAGTCCTTTGATTCCGTCGGGCCGTCCCCTGTTGCCTTTGCTGGAACGGGTGCGCCTGAAAGCGGATCAGGCATTTTTTAGAGGGCAAGTGCTGGATCAGTTGGAGATGGAAAGCACGGAAGATGCCGCTGGCAGCTTGTTTCTGAGCCTGAAGGCCAAGCAAGCTGAAGGGCGTTTGCAGGCGCAGCATCAAGGCGGCCGCTATACCGGCATGTTCAACGCCAATTTTTCCCATTTGTACCTGAATGGTGGCAGGCCGGATTGGGCTTGGCCCGACGCCGACCTGCCCATGAGCGATGATCTGGTTTTGCCTGCGATCTCGTTCAAGGTGGATGATTTGCAGATACAGGGCGTGCGCTTTGGTGCTTTGGAAGCCAAAGGCAAGCCCGCAGGAAAGGGCCACAAATGGACCCTTGAAAACGTTTCCTTGAACGCGCAGGGCATGCAACTGCACGGTTACGGTTCTTTGGCATTGAGTGGGCCACAGCGAGGGCTGGAATTGCTTGCCAATAGCCAGGTAAGCAATTTGGGGCAGTTTGTGGATGTCAGCGGCTTGTTGACAGAGTCCATTAAAGATGGCGAGGGAACGGTGCAGGCCGCCTTGTTCTGGAGTAATTTCCCCTGGTCTTTTGATAAGCGCAACATTCGTGGCCAGTTCAATGTGGATCTACGTAAAGGACGCTTTATCAGCCTGAAATCACGCTCGGCAAAATTGCTGGAGTTGCTCAGCCTGCAGTCCATTTCACGCTTGAGCAGACTGGATATGGACTTGTTCGGCGCCGTGAAGCAAGGCTTTGCATTCGATAGCCTGACCGGGCGCATGAACCTGTCGCAGGGCAAGCTGGAGCTGGATAATTATCAGATCAAGGGCCCGGCGGGAGCGGTCAACCTGGAAGGCTGGATTGATATCAAGGATGAGACGTTGGATTTGATTGCGGTGGTCAATCCGAATCTGGATATGAGCGGCGCGGCGATTGCGGCCTATTTCACGGTTAACCCGATGGTAGGGGTAGGGGCTTTGTTGACGCAGTGGTTGATGCAGATCCCAATGAGCAGTCACCTGTCTGTCTCTTATGCAGTGACAGGCAAGATTGATGATCCGCAGCTCAAAGAGCTGGAGGTGCCGGCGGCCAGCACTGCGAAAAAAGAGAAGCAGCCGCGGATTGAGCCTTGA
- the bla gene encoding class A beta-lactamase, which yields MSAHRLKRLAATLVVAGLSFHAVGAQTHPVVRAVQEVEQSLQARVGLAVLDTADGQWWQYRADERFPMASTSKALICAALLARGPGAMKTAWLIKEEAIQSYAPTTKELIGQQVSAAQLCAITMRNSDNSAANGVLEILGGPEAITSFLRGVGDTVTRLDRNEPSLNEATPGDLRDTTTPQAMVQTLRNLVLGDALKASDRDRLIDWLRHNEVGGPLLRAGVPESWTVADRTGAAAYGTRGVVAVMWPPERGPLVAAVYITETKASMEARNAAIATIGKAMAAAVDQKARF from the coding sequence ATGAGCGCACATAGACTGAAACGACTGGCAGCGACATTGGTTGTGGCGGGCCTGTCTTTCCATGCTGTTGGGGCGCAAACCCATCCGGTGGTTCGGGCCGTACAAGAGGTCGAACAGTCCTTGCAGGCCCGTGTTGGTCTGGCCGTACTGGACACGGCAGACGGGCAGTGGTGGCAATACCGTGCCGATGAGCGCTTTCCTATGGCCAGTACCAGCAAGGCCTTGATCTGTGCGGCTTTGTTGGCCCGAGGGCCAGGTGCGATGAAAACTGCCTGGCTGATCAAGGAGGAGGCCATTCAGTCTTACGCACCCACCACAAAGGAGCTGATCGGCCAGCAGGTATCAGCAGCTCAATTGTGTGCGATCACGATGCGCAACAGCGACAATAGTGCCGCTAATGGGGTTTTGGAGATTCTGGGCGGGCCTGAGGCTATCACGTCCTTTCTTCGTGGCGTGGGTGACACGGTGACGCGCCTGGATCGCAACGAGCCCAGCTTGAATGAAGCCACGCCCGGCGACCTGCGCGACACAACGACCCCGCAAGCCATGGTGCAAACTTTGCGGAATCTGGTTTTGGGCGACGCGCTTAAAGCCTCAGACCGTGATCGGCTGATTGACTGGTTGCGCCATAACGAAGTGGGCGGACCCTTGTTGCGAGCAGGCGTTCCTGAAAGCTGGACCGTAGCAGACCGAACCGGGGCAGCCGCTTACGGCACACGCGGTGTCGTGGCGGTGATGTGGCCCCCTGAGCGTGGGCCGCTGGTGGCGGCTGTCTACATCACGGAAACCAAGGCCTCGATGGAAGCGCGCAATGCGGCCATAGCCACGATTGGCAAGGCCATGGCAGCGGCGGTGGATCAAAAAGCTCGGTTTTGA
- the rho gene encoding transcription termination factor Rho translates to MHLNELKALHVSQLLEMAATLEIDNANRLRKQELMFAIMKKHAKKGEQIFGDGVLEVLPDGFGFLRSPETSYLASTDDIYISPSQIRRFNLHTGDSIEGEVRTPKDGERYFALVKVDKVNGMQPEAIKHRIMFENLTPLHPDQPMRLERDIKSEENITGRILDIFSPIGKGQRALIVASPKSGKTVMMQHMAHAITTNYPEAVMIVLLVDERPEEVTEMQRTVRGEVVASTFDEPATRHVQVAEMVIEKAKRLVELKKDVVILLDSITRLARAYNTVVPASGKVLTGGVDANALQRPKRFFGAARNLEEGGSLTIIGTALIETGSRMDEVIYEEFKGTGNCEIHLERRLAEKRIYPAINLNKSGTRREELLIKPDLLQKVWVLRKFIHGMDEIEAMEFILDKIRATKTNSEFFDMMKK, encoded by the coding sequence ATGCACCTGAACGAATTAAAAGCTCTGCACGTCTCGCAGCTGCTAGAAATGGCTGCCACTTTGGAAATCGACAACGCGAACCGCTTGCGCAAGCAAGAGCTGATGTTCGCGATCATGAAAAAGCACGCCAAAAAAGGCGAGCAGATTTTCGGTGACGGGGTGCTTGAAGTCCTGCCGGATGGTTTTGGCTTCCTGCGTTCGCCAGAAACCTCCTACCTGGCCAGCACAGACGATATTTATATCTCTCCCTCGCAGATACGCCGTTTCAATCTGCACACAGGCGACTCCATTGAAGGCGAAGTGCGCACCCCTAAAGACGGTGAACGCTACTTTGCCCTGGTCAAGGTCGACAAGGTCAACGGCATGCAACCCGAGGCCATCAAACATCGCATCATGTTTGAGAACTTGACCCCGCTGCATCCTGATCAGCCCATGCGCCTGGAGCGTGACATCAAAAGCGAAGAGAACATCACAGGCCGTATCCTGGATATCTTCTCGCCTATCGGCAAGGGCCAGCGCGCCCTGATCGTAGCCAGCCCCAAATCCGGTAAAACCGTGATGATGCAGCACATGGCTCACGCCATCACGACCAATTACCCCGAGGCCGTCATGATCGTCCTGCTAGTGGACGAACGCCCCGAGGAAGTGACCGAAATGCAGCGTACCGTACGCGGCGAAGTGGTGGCCTCCACCTTTGATGAACCCGCGACGCGTCACGTACAAGTGGCCGAAATGGTGATCGAAAAGGCCAAACGCCTGGTTGAATTGAAAAAAGACGTGGTGATCCTGCTGGACTCCATTACCCGTCTGGCTCGCGCCTACAACACCGTGGTCCCTGCTTCGGGCAAGGTATTGACCGGTGGTGTAGACGCCAACGCCCTGCAGCGCCCCAAACGCTTTTTTGGTGCTGCCCGTAATCTGGAAGAAGGTGGCTCCTTGACCATCATCGGTACTGCCCTGATCGAGACCGGCAGCCGCATGGACGAAGTCATCTATGAAGAATTTAAAGGTACCGGCAACTGCGAGATCCATCTGGAGCGCCGCCTGGCCGAAAAACGCATTTACCCTGCCATCAACCTGAACAAGTCAGGTACACGTCGCGAAGAATTACTGATCAAACCCGACCTTCTACAAAAGGTCTGGGTTTTGCGCAAATTCATCCACGGAATGGATGAAATTGAAGCCATGGAGTTTATCCTGGACAAAATCCGGGCAACAAAGACCAACTCCGAATTCTTCGACATGATGAAGAAGTAA
- a CDS encoding epoxyqueuosine reductase QueH, with protein MSTQLNRPVLTMPEKREKLLLHSCCAPCSGEVMEALHASGIEYTVFFYNPNIHPVREYELRKQENIRFAEQHGIEFIDADYDVDNWFERVRGLEHAPERGERCTVCFDMRFERTALYAHENGYDIISSVLGISRWKDMNQINDCGERAAARYPEMKYWTYNWRKGGGSQRMLEISKRENFYQQEYCGCVYSLRDTNRHRRSQGRPRVEIGVKFYGKDELDLTPPPAPVQENA; from the coding sequence ATGTCCACTCAGCTCAATCGTCCAGTTTTAACCATGCCGGAGAAGCGCGAGAAATTGCTGCTGCACTCCTGCTGCGCCCCCTGTTCGGGCGAGGTGATGGAGGCCTTGCACGCCTCGGGGATTGAATACACCGTTTTTTTCTACAACCCCAATATCCATCCTGTACGCGAGTACGAACTGCGCAAGCAGGAAAACATCCGTTTTGCCGAACAGCACGGCATCGAGTTCATTGACGCCGACTACGACGTAGATAACTGGTTTGAACGTGTACGCGGCCTGGAGCACGCTCCCGAGCGTGGCGAGCGCTGCACGGTCTGCTTTGACATGCGCTTTGAGCGCACGGCCCTCTACGCCCATGAAAATGGCTACGACATCATCTCCAGCGTGCTGGGTATCTCGCGCTGGAAAGACATGAACCAGATCAACGACTGCGGCGAACGCGCCGCAGCCCGTTATCCGGAGATGAAGTACTGGACCTACAACTGGCGCAAAGGGGGCGGCTCGCAACGCATGCTGGAAATCAGCAAACGCGAGAACTTCTATCAGCAGGAGTACTGCGGTTGCGTGTACTCGCTGCGGGACACCAACCGCCACCGCCGCTCGCAAGGCCGCCCTCGTGTCGAGATCGGTGTGAAGTTCTACGGCAAGGACGAACTGGACCTGACACCGCCTCCAGCTCCGGTTCAAGAGAACGCTTAA